Below is a genomic region from Campylobacter geochelonis.
AACGCCACTCACTCGCCCAACAAAAAAACTCTTCACAACCCCATCAGCGCTTGCTAAAGACAGTGATAGCCCACCGCTTAAAACCACAGCAAGCCCACGCCAAAAAAACTGCGTGCCAATCGTTGCTATGATTGATGGGACTTTTGCATTGACTACTAAAAATGCATTAAAAGCCCCAGCAAAAGCTCCAAAGCTTAAAGACAAAACAGCTGCTAAAAGCAAAGAGTTGCTAAGTTTAAAAACATATGAAAAGACAAACCCACTCATCGCCATAACCGCAGGAAAACTCATATCAAATTCCCCAGCTATGATAAGTGGCAAAAGTCCAAGCGATAAGATTATGATAATCGGAATAGATGAAAGATAGCTAAAATAGATACTTTTGCTTAAAAAAACATCGGGCGAAAAGGCAGTAAAAAGTGCTAAAATGAGTAGCAACATCGCACTCACAATCAAATTCGTCCTACTCATAAAACGCCTTATAAAGTTCATCTAAATTTGAAATTTGCTCTTTTAAAAGCTCTTTTTTTATCACTCCATCTCTTAAAAAAACAAATTTATCACAGGTTTCATAAGCGTGATTTAAGTTATGCGTAATGATAATAACGCTTATGTTTTTCTCTTTTAAACTAGCGATAAACCCCATCACACGCGATGTTTCATTCACTCCAAGCGCAGTTGTTGGCTCATCTAAAATCAGCATTTTAGAGTTAAAGTAAACCGCTCTTGCGATAGCTAAACCTTGCTTTTCGCCACCACTTAAATTTAGCGCTTTTGAAGTTGCGTTTAAACCAGAACCCTTAAAACCTAAAAACTCTTTTAAAATTTGCTCTGTTATCTCTATCTCTTTTTTTCTGTCAATTAGCCCAAATTTGGTTATGTGGCGAGTAGCGAAAATATTTCTATAAATTTCTTGAGATAGCCCTAGTGTACTTTCTTGAAAGACAACTTCTATGCCTAAATTTCTAGCTTGTTTTAGACTAAATTTAGCTAAATTTATACTTTTATTATCGATTTCAAACCCATCTACGCTATCGAATTTATCATATCCGCAAAGGCATTTTATAAAAGTCGATTTTCCAGCACCGTTATCGCCTAAAAGGGCGATTATCTCGCCACTTTTTAGACTAAAATCAACGCCTTTTAAAACCTCTGTTTTGCCAAAACTTTTATAAGCGTTTTTTATTTTTATAATATTATCTAATGCCATTTTTTATAAGCGGCTCGATTGTTTTTATGTTATCTTTTGTTGCAAATCCACCGCCAGTATCGATGTTAAAACCTGAAAATGCATATTTTTTACTCATCACAGCTTGCCATACTCCAAGATATCCTTGCACAAACGGCTGCGCGTCGCCAACTAAGTCGATATAGCCATCTTTTATCCCAGCAACTGTTGCAGGAGAGAGTGAAAAACCAGCGATATTAAGCTTGTCTTTATCTAAATTTAAGTTTTTCATAAACTGTGGAGTTTGCGCTGTTAATGCACCATGATCCATTATAGCAAGTCTTGTTTTTGTATGTTTTAAAACATAGGCACTAAACACGCTAAGCCCCAAAGATGGGTCTTTGTTTATCTCTGGAGAGATTTCTATATAATCAACCTTTATGCCATTTGTTTCAAAAACTTCTATCATGCCTTTAGCTCTTAACCCACGAATCGGCTGGCTTAAAAGCCCCCATATCATCACGCTTTCGCCTTTTTTAAGCCCAAATACTCTTATAGCTTCATTTGCCATAGATTTGCCACTTTCGTAGTTGTTACTTCCAACATAGCCAAAGCCTTTAGACGCAAATTCCTCTCTAGTTTTTAAAAGCTCAGTATCAACCGAAGTTACCACGATACCTTGCTTTACGGCTTGTTCTACAAGCGGAGCATAAAGCTCATCGCCAGGATGTCCCATGATAACCATGCCATCTGGCTTTGTAGCAAGCGCGTTTTTGAAATTTTCAACCATCTTGCTTGGCTCCCAATCAGAGTAGTAAATTTTTAAATCCACATCCAAATCTTTAGCCGCAGCCTTTGCGCCATTTGATATAACAGTTGAAAACGAGTCCCCAACCGCACCAGCCTCAAAATAGATACTAAGTCTATCTTTTGCAACCAAAGTTGTAGCTAACAAAACCGTAGCTAAAATCAAACTTTTAAATTTCATTTCTATCCTTTTTTAAAATTTATTACATTTTTAATTAAATTTATTTATGGTAAAACATTGTTATAAATTTAAAATAGTTTTTCTAAACCTTAGAACTTAATTGTCTTTAATCATTTCTAAATTTATCACTCAAGTTATCTAAACTATGCTTTTACTTGTTTATTAGCTTATCTTACTAATCCACTCTTGCTTTTGCTCCTCATCGCTTGTTTCATTGCCAATCTCTTCATAAAGATTGTGAAAATACTCGACAAATTCTCGCGCCTCTTTGTTATTTGGCAGATAAATTCCATCTTTTAACTCACAAAAACCATCTAAAAATATCGCCGCATCTTTTTTATAGTAGTAAAAAGTAGCTAGCGCTTCATAGTTTTTAATGCAAGCAAGTTTAAATTTCTCATATCCATCAAGATCGAATTTAACGTGTAGCTTCTCTTTATCAAATTTCAAAACTCCACTTTCAAAAAGAAGCGTCAAATGTATAAGTCCCTCACAGTAATACGCCCTTACATGCTCGACTTTTTGCCACGCTATAAGCCCAACACTTCGGCGAATCAACTCATCAAAAACAGGTAGTTTAAGCGCTTCATCTTCATGATAAAAGAAATTTATAAGCCCGCCAGTTGTCGCTTTGTACTCTTCGATAAATTTAAAAACCCCGCTTTTATTCATCAAAGTTTCACTCTCTTCATCTATAAAAAACAGATGTCCAAACTCATGTCCTATCGTGCTTACCTCATAAACTTTTTCCCAAATTTCAGGCTTACAAAAGAGAATTTCTCTACCATAGTCTAAATACTGTTTTTCAAAAATCTCACTACTTATACGCATAAAAGGCTTTGATTTGGCACTTTGATAAACATGCTTTACAAAAGCAAAAATTTTCTTACCAGAATTTGCGCTCACAAACTCATCATTTGGCACAACTTGCGCGCTAAAAAGCCCCTCAAGTTCAGCTCCATAGTAAATCATCGGAGTTGAGATATAAAGCTGAGTTTTATCTATGTTTGAGTTTACGACTGAGTGCATTATAGCGTCATTTGCACCGATTTTTTTATAAACGCTGTTAAAACTATCTTTAATCTCATCTTTAAATTTAACCTCATCAAACTCGCTATCTTCTTTAAGTCTTATATCCCATTCTAAGGCGACTGCGTGAGTGTAGGCGTCTTCGTAGTATTCAAGTGGATGACCTACTTGAAGTGGGGATTTTACGTTCATCCAGACCATCTCAGCATCTCGCCATGAAGCTATCATCTTTTTGTTATCTGTTTGTAAAAATGCGATTTTAAGCTTTTTAAAATACTCTATATACTCTTTTTCCTCACCACTTATAGCTAGCATGTCTAAATGCTCTATTAACGCATCAAAGCATTGCTCTAGCTCTTTTGTGTCTTCAAGAAAAACATTCGCGTAAGGCTGGAATTTCGCACCATCTTTATCAAAAACAACAACGCCATAACTTCTATCACAAACATCTCCCCTTGGAGTTTTTTGATACAGCTCGTTATCTTGGATAAATTTTCTAGCACTTGGCATTTTGGCAAATTTTTTAGAGTTTTCATCTATCACAATGTGTTGCCACTCTTTTTGCATTTTATTTATCACTAAGCCGATTTTATGCACCCCAGCAATCAAAGCTAAGTTATATTCGCTTAAAATTTTGTTATTTGTCGCTTTTGTGATAAGCTTTCTGTGAAGCCCTTCGTGAATCAAAGCCGTGAAATCATACATCTTATCGCGAAGTTCTAAGGTAAGTTTTTCATCATATTTTGCCTTTTTAAACTCTTGAAGCAAAGGATCAACTTTTAAATCCACAATCCGTCTTAAAATGGCTATTCTTTGTGATTTTGTACCTTTGAATTTACAGATTTCAAGACCTTTTTTAACATAGTCGTTTTCAAGATCTTCATAAAGCTCGTTTAGCTCGTTTTTGTTCTCATTTACATATTCTAAAAGTTTTTTAAAATTATTCATATTTTTCCTTTAAAACAAAGATTTTAACATTAAATTTTTAACTATTTAGATAAAAAATAAATTTTTAACTTTTTATGGGTAGAATTACGACAAAAAAAGGATTAAAATGCTAAAAACAATGGGTGAACCACGCATAAAAATAGTTGCTATGCCAAAAGATACAAATCCAGCCGGAAATATTTTCGGTGGTTGGATACTCTCGCAAATCGATTCAGCAGGAGCTATAGCAGCTCGCGAAATCGCGCCAGAGCGAGTTGTGACAATAGCGATGAAAGAGGTTGTTTTTAAAGAACCGGTTTTTATTGGAGATTTAGTAAGTTGCCATGCAAAGGTGACTGAAGTTGGAAAAACTTCTATAAAAACAGTTGTCGAAGTTACGGTTGAAAGGCTTACTAGCGAGCATACGATAATGTGCACTCACGTAACGACAGCCGAAGTTACATACGTAAGCGTAGATCGCGCGGGAAATAAAAAAATCATAGATGAAGACTTAAAAAGGCTTTATGGTTTTTAAACCGCATTAGCCAAATTCACCAAATTTGGCTAAATTTGAGCTTGTTTTTTAACATTTTTCTTTAGTTTTACAAGATAAACATCAAAATTATATATAGTTTAGCTTCTTCGCTTTTGATTTTTATCGTTAAAGCACATTAAGGCAAGACAAACTCTCAGCGTAACTTTCATCGCTTTTTTGCTTTATATCTTTGTAATTGCTCTTTATAAAATTTGGATAAGCTTAAAAAGTGTTGCAAATTTCAAACTAGAACTTAGCAAATTTTTAAACTCTTAAATTTAGGTAAAATTTACTCAAGAATTATCAAATTTTATATATTTATCAAAAGATTATTTTAAATTTTATATATTTAAAGTATCGAATTTCAAACATTTAAATTTATAGCAAAATATTTTGGCTATAAAATTCTTAAATCTTTTAAATTTAAAGATTTTGTGTCGTGAATTTATATGAGAATCTGCAGAATTTTTATCTGTTTTTTGAATTTAAGTTTGTAAATTTAAAAATTTCTTGCTTTTGTTTTTAAAATATCTTGTTTTTGAAATTACAAATTAAAGATAACAATTGATATAAATTTTAAATTTAATAATCTTATCATTATTATTTTATAAATTTATATAAAATTAAGTTAATAAATTCTAACCAAATTTTTCCAGCTCAAACTTACTTTTTAAGTTTGTAACAAAATCCAACAACGAAATTATTAAATTTAACTTATAACGTAAATATATTTTAAAAAAATTTATAGCACTAAATTTATAAAAATGCTTTAGCTAAAAAAACGATATAATGCCCTATTTTAGGATAAATTACGCGCATTTTAAGACTATAAATTTATTAAATGTGACTAAAGCAACAAATTGATTTTAAATATTTTAGAAGAAATTCATTTAAGTTTAATGTATATTATAATAATATTTTTATATATAAATACTTAAACTTAAATTTAAACAAATTTATAAAAACGCAAAGCCGCGATTAGAAGTATTTATCTAACTAACCGCGGATATGACGTAAAGCCATGCATAAAAAATCAAGTTTTCTTAAAAGAAAACTTGCGAAATAATAGCAAAAATTTCCATTAAATTTTGTGATTATGTTACATTTTAATTCCGTTTAAAATCACTAGAAAGTATAGTTATAAATCCTCGTTTTCTCTCTATTTCTCCAGATTTTTCCATATCTTTTAGTGTTCTAGATATCGCTTCTCTTGCGCTTCCAAGATGATTTGCTAGCTGTTCGTGCGTGATTTTTATCGTTTTGTTTTTACAATTTTGCTCTAAAAAAATGCGTATCCTATCAGAAAGTGGCAAAAAGAGCGCTTGCTCAATCACCTCTATGACCGAGCTAAATTTTTTTGATATAAGTTTTAAAGTGTGGTTCGTGACAGATGGGTATTTTTCTTTTAATTCTTGATAAATTTGCATTGGTATAAATAAAAACTCGCAACACTCTTCTATCTGAAAGTTAAGCTCTTTTCCAAAAGATGTTGTTGTATAGTTTGAAGAAAGTATGCACTCCTCGCCACTTTTTACCCTAAAAATCGTTATCTCTTTTAGGGTATTTGATGTAACGTATGCTCTTAAAATTCCATTTTTTATTATGATATAACCGTAGTAGCCTTCATTATCTTGATATAATATCTCATCTTTTTTCATAAATTTATTTTTACAATTTTTTATGACTTTTTCTCTGTCTTCACCACTAAAATCAAATTTAGATAAAAATTTCTCCTCTAAAAAAACTCTGTCTGCATCTTTGAGCATATTTTTCCTTTGTGATTAACACTAATATATCTTGTAATTATAATAATTTTTTATTAAAAATTTTTAAATAAACGAATCACATAAATATATTCAAAAAAAGTTATCGAAAAATTATAAAACATATCATAATTTTAACTGAACAATTTAATTTAGATAATTATATATGAAATTTCAGAATACTTTATATATAACACATTTTAAATCGTAAAAATATATAAGCATTATCAAAATATTATTTTGCAAGGATAAACAAAAATTGATATCAAAAATATATTTAGAGCCGAATTTGGCTCTAAAATTTAGCCTAAAAACTCTCGTTTAAAGTACTCTTGTGGCGCTTTACAAAGCGGGCAAGCGCCTGGAGCTTTTTTGCCTCTGTGAACGTGTCCACAAATCTCGCAAACCCATATATCTTCATCTTCGCTCTCAAAAAATCCCTCTTTATCAAGCATATCTTTAAGCGCTAGATACTCTCTTTCATGCTCAACTTCAACCTTGCCGATAGCTCTAAAAAGTCTAGCGATATCGTTTAGCTTCTCCTCTTTTGCGATTGCTTCAAAGTCCGGATACATAGTCTCATGCTCGTATCTTTCGCCAGCTGCTGCATCTAGTAGGTTTTTATCCATTTTATCGATTGGATCATTAACTAGTTGATGATATGCTTTAAACTCGGCTCTTGCGTGCCATTTTTCATTTTCTGCTGCTTCATAAAAATGTTTTGCGATAGCGTGATATCCAGCCTCTTTAGCAAGATCTGCGTATAAATCATACTTGTTTCTAGCTTGAGACTCTCCTGCAAACGCTTTCATCAAATTCACAGCAGTTAAATTCTCAGTGATGCAAACCATCTCTTCGCCACAACAGGTTAAAACTCCGCCGCCAACTTCTTGAACCTCAACTACGTTACCGCATTTTGGGCATTTGTAACTCTCGTACTGTCTCATACAAAATCCTTTCATTATCAAAATCAAAGTATTTTATCACAAGAGTAAAATTTTGTCAATAATAAGTTTTATTGATAATTCAAATCAAAATTATAAAGAAATTTCCTCTCTAACTTCATCGTTTGATTTAACAACTAAGCCTGAACCATGTATCACGCTTGGCATACAAGATGTGCATATATCGACCTCTTCGCCACCTTTATGAGCTTTTATAAAGACTGCATTTTTATCCTCATCGCTTCTTGTGCAACAAACGTTACAAACATAAATATTATCTATTTTCATTGGATTTCCTTTTAATAAATTTGGTAAAATAGTAGCTAAAATTTATAAAACTCTTGTTGATTTATATCAAGCAAAAGATGTTTTATAAAACAGTTGTAAAGTTGCTAGCGAGTTGGTTTAGTATTTCAAGCTGTTTTTTCGCTCTTTTGAATACAAAATATGGGTTAGATATATAACGAAAAAAAGTTGGAAAAAAAGCCCAACAAATGGCACTAAACAAAGTATATAAAAGACAATGCACGCAAAAATAAAACCATAACCGCCGCCTTTTTTATAAGCTAGTTCAAATTTAGTTTTATCAAGAGCATTTGAAGCTACATCAACAAGAAGAAATTTATAATAAAGATAGAAAAACGGGATATTGATAGCAAATAAATTTATAACTGGGATAAATAAAAGCGGCAAGCAAATCAGCAAAATCACTATAAATTTAACCAGCTCAATCCCCATAAGCTTCATCACACGCCAAAAACTCGGCTCGCTCTCTTTAACAAGGTTGTAATGTCGCAAATTTAGCTCTTTTGCGACTATCGGAGTTAAAAATCCAGCCACGCCAAGTGCGATAAAAACAGAGAGCATAAGCACTAAAAAGGTTCCAGCGACATAAAAAAGCGCTGAGATTATCCATTTAGTTAGCCCAAAAGTTAGCGCCTTTGCTAGCCACGGATACTCGCTCTCATCTAAAAACGAAAAATCCCCGCTTTGTGCGCCAAGACTTAGCGTATCAAACAGCTCTTTTCCGCCAAATATCATAAACCCGCCAAGCAACACAACCGCCACTAAAAACGGTAAAATCGATAAAAGTATAAATTTACGCGTTAAAAAATCTTTTAAAGAGAGTCTAAAAATTCCTATCATTTTATCTTTTTATACTCAACTTCTAATCTTTCATAAATTTCTTGCGAATTTAGCCCACCGCACGCCAAAATCTCACTCATAACAACGTTATCTTCCTTGCCATTCCAAATTTTTTGATAACTTCCATCTTGATAACCGTTATCTTGTCTAAATTTGTTTAAAACGTTTTTTGCGATGTAAATTTCATAAAGATTATGCAGATTTACGCCACACTTAAGCGCAACTCTAAAGTAGTTTGTAAGCAGGTTGTGAAGCTCGTAGTTAAACCCACTACAATCATGTATAATCACCTCAATATCGTTAATTATCTCATAAATACTATACTCGCTGATATCATACGCATCTATACAAAAGTCGCCAAAACCGCTAACTGACGCCACGTCGTTTACAACCGTATCAATATCTTTATATGTGTAAGTTTGCTCTAAAACCAAACTCATCAAAAAGTGCCATATATCAACGATTTCAACTGCGACATTTTCGGCATTTGTTGGTGCATTTATGCTTTTCCAATGCTTCCACGAAAAGCTCTCAATCAGCTCAGCGCACTCCATATAAATACATCTTTTCCAGTTTATCAACTTGCCGTTTTTTGCATATCCGTTTTCCCATCCAATGCCGTTTGTCTCGTCATTTAGGCGTTGTTGCATAACAAACATATCTTTTAGTTTTTCTTGCGGGTTCATAATTTTCCTTATTTTTTATAAGATTATAACAAATTTTTGGTAATAATTTTGGTATCATTGCTAAATTTTATTAGCATAGGTGGATTTGTGAGAAAAGAATTTGATGATTTTATAAGCAAAATGCAGCTTTTAAGCTTGTGCGTTTTATCAGATGGCGCTCCTTATAGCTCAAGCGCTTTTTACGCTTATGATAAAGAAAATTCCAAACTTATAATAGCTGCAAGCAAAGAAACAAAGCATATAAAAGCTATAGAAATTTGCGATAAAGTCTCTGGGAC
It encodes:
- a CDS encoding ATP-binding cassette domain-containing protein, with the protein product MALDNIIKIKNAYKSFGKTEVLKGVDFSLKSGEIIALLGDNGAGKSTFIKCLCGYDKFDSVDGFEIDNKSINLAKFSLKQARNLGIEVVFQESTLGLSQEIYRNIFATRHITKFGLIDRKKEIEITEQILKEFLGFKGSGLNATSKALNLSGGEKQGLAIARAVYFNSKMLILDEPTTALGVNETSRVMGFIASLKEKNISVIIITHNLNHAYETCDKFVFLRDGVIKKELLKEQISNLDELYKAFYE
- a CDS encoding acyl-CoA thioesterase, encoding MLKTMGEPRIKIVAMPKDTNPAGNIFGGWILSQIDSAGAIAAREIAPERVVTIAMKEVVFKEPVFIGDLVSCHAKVTEVGKTSIKTVVEVTVERLTSEHTIMCTHVTTAEVTYVSVDRAGNKKIIDEDLKRLYGF
- a CDS encoding EI24 domain-containing protein; the encoded protein is MIGIFRLSLKDFLTRKFILLSILPFLVAVVLLGGFMIFGGKELFDTLSLGAQSGDFSFLDESEYPWLAKALTFGLTKWIISALFYVAGTFLVLMLSVFIALGVAGFLTPIVAKELNLRHYNLVKESEPSFWRVMKLMGIELVKFIVILLICLPLLFIPVINLFAINIPFFYLYYKFLLVDVASNALDKTKFELAYKKGGGYGFIFACIVFYILCLVPFVGLFFQLFFVIYLTHILYSKERKNSLKY
- a CDS encoding Crp/Fnr family transcriptional regulator, with amino-acid sequence MLKDADRVFLEEKFLSKFDFSGEDREKVIKNCKNKFMKKDEILYQDNEGYYGYIIIKNGILRAYVTSNTLKEITIFRVKSGEECILSSNYTTTSFGKELNFQIEECCEFLFIPMQIYQELKEKYPSVTNHTLKLISKKFSSVIEVIEQALFLPLSDRIRIFLEQNCKNKTIKITHEQLANHLGSAREAISRTLKDMEKSGEIERKRGFITILSSDFKRN
- a CDS encoding ferritin family protein; amino-acid sequence: MRQYESYKCPKCGNVVEVQEVGGGVLTCCGEEMVCITENLTAVNLMKAFAGESQARNKYDLYADLAKEAGYHAIAKHFYEAAENEKWHARAEFKAYHQLVNDPIDKMDKNLLDAAAGERYEHETMYPDFEAIAKEEKLNDIARLFRAIGKVEVEHEREYLALKDMLDKEGFFESEDEDIWVCEICGHVHRGKKAPGACPLCKAPQEYFKREFLG
- a CDS encoding sugar ABC transporter substrate-binding protein, with translation MKFKSLILATVLLATTLVAKDRLSIYFEAGAVGDSFSTVISNGAKAAAKDLDVDLKIYYSDWEPSKMVENFKNALATKPDGMVIMGHPGDELYAPLVEQAVKQGIVVTSVDTELLKTREEFASKGFGYVGSNNYESGKSMANEAIRVFGLKKGESVMIWGLLSQPIRGLRAKGMIEVFETNGIKVDYIEISPEINKDPSLGLSVFSAYVLKHTKTRLAIMDHGALTAQTPQFMKNLNLDKDKLNIAGFSLSPATVAGIKDGYIDLVGDAQPFVQGYLGVWQAVMSKKYAFSGFNIDTGGGFATKDNIKTIEPLIKNGIR
- the dut gene encoding dUTPase, translating into MNPQEKLKDMFVMQQRLNDETNGIGWENGYAKNGKLINWKRCIYMECAELIESFSWKHWKSINAPTNAENVAVEIVDIWHFLMSLVLEQTYTYKDIDTVVNDVASVSGFGDFCIDAYDISEYSIYEIINDIEVIIHDCSGFNYELHNLLTNYFRVALKCGVNLHNLYEIYIAKNVLNKFRQDNGYQDGSYQKIWNGKEDNVVMSEILACGGLNSQEIYERLEVEYKKIK
- the ciaB gene encoding invasion protein CiaB; this translates as MNNFKKLLEYVNENKNELNELYEDLENDYVKKGLEICKFKGTKSQRIAILRRIVDLKVDPLLQEFKKAKYDEKLTLELRDKMYDFTALIHEGLHRKLITKATNNKILSEYNLALIAGVHKIGLVINKMQKEWQHIVIDENSKKFAKMPSARKFIQDNELYQKTPRGDVCDRSYGVVVFDKDGAKFQPYANVFLEDTKELEQCFDALIEHLDMLAISGEEKEYIEYFKKLKIAFLQTDNKKMIASWRDAEMVWMNVKSPLQVGHPLEYYEDAYTHAVALEWDIRLKEDSEFDEVKFKDEIKDSFNSVYKKIGANDAIMHSVVNSNIDKTQLYISTPMIYYGAELEGLFSAQVVPNDEFVSANSGKKIFAFVKHVYQSAKSKPFMRISSEIFEKQYLDYGREILFCKPEIWEKVYEVSTIGHEFGHLFFIDEESETLMNKSGVFKFIEEYKATTGGLINFFYHEDEALKLPVFDELIRRSVGLIAWQKVEHVRAYYCEGLIHLTLLFESGVLKFDKEKLHVKFDLDGYEKFKLACIKNYEALATFYYYKKDAAIFLDGFCELKDGIYLPNNKEAREFVEYFHNLYEEIGNETSDEEQKQEWISKIS
- a CDS encoding ABC transporter permease, which gives rise to MSRTNLIVSAMLLLILALFTAFSPDVFLSKSIYFSYLSSIPIIIILSLGLLPLIIAGEFDMSFPAVMAMSGFVFSYVFKLSNSLLLAAVLSLSFGAFAGAFNAFLVVNAKVPSIIATIGTQFFWRGLAVVLSGGLSLSLASADGVVKSFFVGRVSGVPAQSLIAIALAVLTYILIFRHKFGDNILFTGDNTKVAKMLGINVAATKYALFINMGLASALASIILSLEFVNWWPTQGDGYMLLVFAAIFIGGTSVYGGSGSVYGTLVGGVIIGIMESGIVVMGFDAFYTRLVYGAIIVISVVVYAKFEKKQE